In Lolium rigidum isolate FL_2022 chromosome 7, APGP_CSIRO_Lrig_0.1, whole genome shotgun sequence, the DNA window TTAATAACAAAATCACTGCATTGATTGGTTGTTCTCAACATTTATTTaatatgtgagctttattgtaaattttaattaagcatgattttatgcactattttaatttccttttttttttttgtgtataAATTTTATTTTGGATGATTATGGTTGATGCTttcatctccaagtatttcagagattgttcttagggcttggtttctatttgaggaattggTCACTTGTATGTTAGTTcctgtgagcaacattttattaaggttttgtgAGGTTTACCTTAATTCTATTTCAAGTTTAATCCTTGTACTAtgattttaataacaccttgaaatacttagagtaggtattactctcctcATTATTGGGTCTTGGTTATTAAGTCAATTGGTTGATATGATTGGTTATTCACCACACGGGGTTTTTATTATGGAACTTAGCATTAGGTGTTTCTTgtgtttaataattgaagcataagatttagtttgtgagcaatacttgggttctaatcatattcaccttctggcaaatggtttggaactcaaatgtgaattAGGCTTATAGtggtgatcaccatagtgatgcataactagggttgagatatacttCTAATTTGTAGAGTTGAGGTATCATCATatggcatttgctagggtttaatctcccctaaccaaaataatatggttacttgcttcatatcttatgtgcttcttaaTTCTATGGAATGTTGATgtgataggattctacttatgatcaccaagtgattcacaagttaagattggaatataagcatatgattgcttactagtgatctcccgagtaatttcatgtggaaatgagatctacttatcctattagggtttattctcaatacctcatgttcttagggtttatgatcatcactgaattaataatgatcaaggtttagcttcctaaggatctctcattaaataggtttttcacttccatgatcaagcattgtcttgatcaattaatgtatagcacttctattttactttataGGATAAAACTTCTATAATTGactcattagtttatatcccaggagaatgcctgagatattatgttagggttctactcaacattgatgatatgatcatctggttataaaagtagttctctccctcaattccaggggttgcctcaactaacttgagtgtaacactatagcttgagctctcttatagaaGAATgaattattctaggttatggtgtactcctaattctAGAGTTCaagggttgtcctttattcttaaatagataaagctaggtttagtatgaatggtctctctcatcttggaaaggactttaatgcTAACTTTAGAttaggctctatagagattgatgtaattatcaatgtctatgttaaatgtaaatggtttatctctctaggaattgtcttggataatatccAAAGGTTCCCCTAGAAGATGATGAttagaatacttggatgtatatccaaggtttagctcaaagttttccattgcttctctaatgaatactatagaactctcacctctataggtttgatgtgtaataacttggaatatagaagaatatatacttcttgagtggatctccttgttataattccaatgttgaagtggaatgaataccatgaggtttcatgtaggatcatggattagtttgggGCATggggaagataagtgaagaatggtttcccaaTTATAGTTACTTGATTCCCaattaattgtaggttcatatgttatggcagggaattccataatatgatcttttatgagatcaagcaattgatcatttaataaagtgttgttgtgtgttgattattagtccatttgatctaaccccttagatcaaatcatctttacccaaaacaaggttttaacaaagtcacattgaggtttatagtgcttgacttgatgagctacttcaattccaccaaggtcaagtgaaacttcgattcttgtggtctgttttactttaaagcgcgaaaattccccagattttctatgcatgaatgcaatgcacacatctgtttcctctatttttgtaaccccattacctgggatattacagcgatgtactcggcgaaggagtccggcagcctctggatgccgcgtgggtcgcccttgaggacgaggatgaactcgaacagcacacccgcctccacgtccatctccgacgatgaagacgacggcgtggcaggcgacggcaagcgtgcagctctgccgcggccacgaccacgaccgcgagctcggcctccgcctctcccagccatggcgtcgactcttgttgagatggtggcggctagggttggggtgagaggctagggtttgtgtgagagggacgatgagaggcggccctttttataggtcgGGGGGagacgggggagcggtggcgctcattaacgccggcacgcatagctaggcgcgacgagactgcgcctctgcgggaactgcaccgtccctGCGcgtcaataacttccgtcgcgaggtaggcgacagttaggtTAAAATCTATTGTGCCGCTGACAGATCAGGCCCGCGTCACTTCGTCTCGtttttcattgtgtccggcgtccccggtgcgtcccctgtggagcgAGGACGGACTCGGGGCGCCGAACACAGTATCGAGGCGTGCAGGACAAAAAAAAACGTGTTTGGGGGACACAGCTGGAAGCTTTTTtttcggcgcgccccaaatagcttttggggacgctttgggagaAACGACTGGacatgctcttagggcatctccagcgggccgacgcatttcggacgtccgaaatgtctgtttgcgtcggcccgcggacgcgatGTGGCCCAGGGTGACCGTTTGCGTTTGGGGTACCTCCAGCAGTGCCGACGCATTTTTTTAaccggggacagcgtcaagcttgctaatggcgttttacgtcccatcgaggactgccgccggcgattaactgttcccgcgtgacgacgatcgttcccgcgcgtgcccaatacattggcaagtttcgccggcgtttcgcgtgcgcgggaaacgccctgcgcgccaacgctgtttcccgccccgccgtggctatatatggtggacaccggcgggggcgacgggcacaACTCAAGCTaaccctaccatccatccatggccgaccacatgaattgggagcacgttgttcgCATGTGCCATCAGCTCCacccggacgaggaggaggaggaggtcgccgccgccggcgttgaggcccagcagctggacctggaggcggcggcagaggtcgcggaggcggaggcggaggcggcagagcgcgcggaagggcgcctcgcggcgaccagggcggagatcgccaacgccagggccgagctcgcggaggcgcgggcgtccatcgcggcccctccggccgacgccgtcatccacgacatcgcggacgacgcccccccccccccccccgtgcccatgcgcttcgagtgcgccggcgaccagcgggttctgctcgcgtccttcgagtccccggGCGGGGACGCCCGGCGCCGTCGGGCTTGGGTGGCAGAGGAGGAAGCCCACggctatgcgatggccatggctcggggttcatgtgctccgacctggactcgctccagcgtaggggcccttctcccgcgcgggccgagcaggagaaccgcgagctggaggccgccatcgccgccagggacgaagcggtggcggcggcggctagggacagggcccgcttcgtcgccgacgtggcggcgatccaggcggcggtccaggcgaacgaggacgcggcggcggaggaggaggaggcccaggcggcggcTGCCAAGGTGGCGGAGGCCCGGGCGATGGCCATGTGGGACAGcaccctggccgaggccctcgaacggcggccagtagtagggcacgcgactgcgagtaaccgaggccggtgtaggccgcgctatggcgagtaggtacggccgttgtagttttaggttaactcgactaaccatctctgtaaagatggtccttttggccaatcaatagtactcttttgcttacctactcactgccgaccgggcccggatgcacCCAAGGCGTACAGATTCCGCGACCGccaagcgtccgcggagacgcaaacctggcgaatatttgggccaggtttacgtctatgcggacggcccgatcactttgcgtcgccccgctggagatggtgacagacgcattttcgatcacggcggacacaaacggttgctcgcgccgctggagatgcccttagcccgGCGACTATTTGGATGTCCAGGGCCGACGCAGCTATCGATTTTAACGTCCGGCGTCGCCCCATTTGAGATGTCAGGCGCGGGCCCTGGTGCTGGGTTTTGATAGCCTGACGTCATGAGATCTAGTACAGTAGAGACGCTCTTTCTGCTGGTCGAGAAGGCGACAACTGAGGGACTGACCTGCTATCGCGTACTGGTGTCATGTGATCCTCTTCTGCTTCTGCCGCCGGGAAGACTCTTCACGAGTCCATCCAAACATCACGGGCGAAAGCCGGCTTCTGCGTCGTATGCCGGTACAATGCCTGAGATTCCTCTACTGCATGTGGGTCCGTAGACTTCATGTGAGCACAGTAAGTAGGTACTGTACTTAAATTATCCTCCTCATAACATGGAAAAAAGGTACACTGGGTTTAGGCTTCCGACAGCATTTTAACAACTCAGGTTTCCAGAAATAACAAGTTGAAATTACTGAAAGAACCTCGAACAAACAAGTCAAGCGCAGAACAAAATAGATAGGCATTCTTTTGTTTGGCACAAATTAAAGCTCTCTCTCATGGTGACACTACATACATGCACGCGACAGAGTGGAGGCTGAGCTCCCCAGGTCTCGAAGTTGCGTCTACACTTTAGACTACGGCGGCACTGATTGTCACTATTTTCTTCTACACATCTCGTACGGGGTCAGGCACGACACGGTTTACCTTGCGCCACCCTTCTTTCTCCCGAGAAGATCAGCCCGGCGCTTTGCCTCCGTCTCGGCTGTCTGGACGTAGAACTCAGCCCCGAGCATGTCGTTTATCTTGACATTCGATGACAGGCTTGCTTCGGCGGTCTGGATTATCAGCTCGATAGTCAGAGTGAACCCTAGGGCTGAAAGCACGCGGGCAGCGTTGGCGAGCCTGCAGATGTGTTTCCTAGTTTCCATTGGGGTAAAGGTCTCCACCTCAGCGCTCAGCTTCTCTTGGTCTTCGTTAAAAGTGGTAATTTCGTTCACCACAACATGCTCGCCGACCCAGATGAAACCGTTGCAGCCAAGGATCAAGTCGACGTCGTACTGCTCCAGATGATGGAAATGCTGCTTCCGCCGTTTCACCAGATATGGAGGTACCGTGAGTAATTGGCCCCTCTTAAGCTGTATAAAGAATATCGAAACAATTCAATAACAAGTTTTAACACATTGATATTGACACTCTAAAAAGGTGACACTGCAACCCCAGCAGTAAAATAGGATTCAACGAACTACCGTAGTCATCTACTGTAGTCTGTAATCATTATCAACACTACAAAAAATATGTGGTGTCTCTATGACCTAGTTCATTAGCCTGCTTGCATTACTGCACTGGGTAATCAACATCAAACAGCTTTTCAATGCACAGAAAAGAGCTTAGTTGTAGTATCACTGAGGAAAATGTCAGGAGCTCTGCCTATTCGTTAAAGAAGTTTCAAATAGTTACAAGACAGCATTGTAAAGGGCAGCAGTTCAGCATAGCAACTTTGGGTAAAAGGAACAGATTCATTGCATAGAAAGGCAGCTTAAGACTGTAGCCTAAACTGGTAGGCACTGTGCAATAATAATAGCTGGCAGAGAGTTGGTCTGGCATCTACCTTTCCATATTTTTGACTCCTTGCTTGTAGGTGAAGAGATCCATCATGTTGGAAACCACGAACTTCAGCCTGATGATTGATTATATCCAAAGTAGAAGCATCAGGTTTTGAACAGTATTAATCCagtacaaaaacaaaacaaaaagaaagtgACAAACTATAAAAGATGGCAAAGGACATAGACGATCCATGTTTCCAGTGTCATGAAGTTCCCTAAGGAAAAAGGTAAATATAAAATGCTTGAAGCTTGGATACATGAATAAATTAAAGGTAGGGAAAAACAGAATGCTTAATCAGGGAATCCCTGCGTATCAGAGAACCTGCCATGATTCCAATCAATACATCACAGAACCAGTTCACCAAATGCAACTATTCCACATTAGAACTATAATGAATAATGTTGGTAGTCCTGTAAGCAGATATGGAAATTTTGAAGAAAAGACAACACAGTGCATACAGCCAAATATAGAAATAGAAGATGTCACAAATTTCATAACTCAACGATAAGACAATTTTGTTATAAAATAAATCAGATTAATTTCAGCATCAAATGAAACCAACATATTGTTCCCTCAGTATAATCCATGAGGGTTCACTATCACCAAAGGTCAAAGATTTGGCACATAAGTATCAGGTTTAAACCCAATGCATCCAGGTGACTTGCAATCAGCTGGGACAGATGCACCTGTCTACTGCTCTGTCGCACTTGATGCAATAGATGCAACTTTCTACTGTTTTGCCGCCCTTAAAGCTCTGAAGATGCCTCTTGATGTGGTTGTCCCTAGTATTGTATCTGTGTTGTTACCACTTACCATGCCACCAAAACTATCAgtcgggaggagagggagggcggACCGTGGTACATATATTGTTCATGCAAGGCGCCTAGATAAATTGATGCGACGTAGAGAGTAGAGGGGAGGTACTGGTATCTTAGGTCCTGTGAAGTGTGTTACGCATAATAAGAATGTTTTAGTGTCTTTCTTTTGGTTAGGTACTATTTTTTGTATGTCTTTTATTCCGTGGGAATTATCGTTCAGTCCTTGTACAAGTACGGTGCAGTTACTGCAGTCTATAAGCATGTAAGCTTTCTGGTTTTAATTGCAGGTGAGCTAATAGTCATTTCGATGCCTATATAATGGGAACAGTCGCAACCTGTTGTACCCCGTCAAATTGCATTTAGGAAGTCAAAAACCACTCAAAGCCCCCTTGTTCTGTGCTATGTGCTCCCTTATTAGGGTTTCTTTTTTCAAAGTGCTGTGGTGGTGCTGATCCCCAGGCCACAAGATTGGTTCTGTACTTGCAGTTAGCAAGGATCAAACTGGGTATCGTCTTTCATTGCCATTATTATCCATCTACTATACTTTCCGCTTACTGTTTCTGTTTTTTCATTGCCAACTTCCAGTCACTGTTACAGCCATGCACTTCTGCTGCATCTTTTTTCTACTGCCAGTTCCAATCTGGCATTACATATATTTCACACCCATTAGTTTCTTCCACAACTACGCATCTTGGTTACCATATACTTCAGCAAGTTCCTACTGCTTAGTCCATAAATAATTATGTTGGTCGACTCTCTGTTGCAAGAGTTCTTGTATTTTCAGTTTCTAGCCAAACCCATCTACTAATTGCGGCTGCTTGCGTCAGTTTAAAATCAGGGCATTCTAGCACCTCAAATGAAAAATGAGTTGTATCAGCTCTGGATTGAAAGATGGACAATCTGTGGATTAGTAGCGAGATGCTGAGAATGATTGCTCAAACTGGCAACCAAAAGCAGAAGAAAATACTCCAGGACTAATAAACAGATTTGCAGTGAACAAGTTCATAGACATATCCAAGCTCTGAACTGGTTATAACATTGCTCATGCATACATGGTGCCCACAGGATAGATATATAAGCAACTAACATAAAATCATTCGTaaagaaagaggaagaggaagcagTGTGATACTTACACAGACAACATCATTTTCTTCAAATATACTCCGCATGTTAAGCTCATCAACCGCAGTTCTCCTTCTCTAATAGTGGGATGCAAAAGAATAAGATCAATAACAATAATATATGGAGAAGAGTCACTAGTGACATTTGTAAGTTGTAACGTACTACTGATGACAGTCATTGAGCTCTTTAAACGTGATGTAACATTTAAGCAGGAAACTGAAGTTTCTTGGTCACTAATGtgacctgaatatatctatgtgtGTGACAGTGTGGTACAAGTTTACTGTAAAGGCCAGCTAGAAAGGTACTATGAGGCATGTTGAAATATCTATTGATATAGCGCATGGAATTATTTGTCTTGAAATTGTATTCCAAGGATATCCCAGTCTTTAGCTGACACATCAAATTTGGGTGTTACAGGATAAAGGTGCAGAACGGCATACCTGTATTCCATCAGGCAGGTTCATAGAAGAAAGCATCAAAACAGCATCTTGGCTAAAGTTTATCTCCAACCTCCAACGCTTGGGAGCAATCTAGAGAAGAACACAAAAGTCAACATAGTAACTTATATGTTTGTCAGAAATGAAAGACACTGTTCACGTGTATCCATCCAGAACAAGCATAATAGTATATCACATTGTGATGACATGACTCTAATAACAGCTAGGTTTAGTCACACCCTCCGACTATTCAGGCCAACATGTAACCAAGAGTACATAATTAGAGCTGCCAGTTCTAAACATATGGAAAACCAATTTTCCAATCCATATGTTATACGGACTGACTGAACACATTTACGCATCAGCAATTTCTAACAACATTGAATAAGACTAGCTGTTTGGAACTCAAGCTTTAGGCCAAAATGTAGACTAGCAGAAACCACGCTACAAAAATGTGAAGAACATTGAAAGAGTGACAGAAACTGTGCATACCTCAATGACACGGCCAACTATGATATCGCCAACCTCCGGCTTATACCTGATAAGGTCAAAGAGAAAAAAATGAGCCCTTAGGGTAGGGAAACTAATTACATACTAGGTGCTTTACCCCTGCCCTTAAGTCAATCAATATAACAAGTCAAAATGGACCGAAACGCCTACAGTTTAATTCAGCACAAATCATAAACACCCTACCCTAATCCAACACACCATATTATTTCAGTATGAAACTACAACACGTAACCAGTCACCCTGACCCCACCAATCCATTCATACTTACACCGTTATACTCAGTACGATAGTAATGCCACAGCATTGCAAGGAGGATTATCCAGCAGGAACACAAAACGAGATCGCTGGAAACTGACACAGCGGCGAATTGGAGGAAGAGAATACCTTGCGCGAAGGGTCCGCACGTAGACGAGCTTGTTTACCCGCTCCACGACGCCACAGAGCGTCGCCACCACCTCCCCATCCTGATCCGTTGTACCATGCCCTCTGCACAAAACAAACGCACGCACCCACAAAAAACCCCCAATTAGTCCACCACCAAGCACGAGCGGGGAAATTGAAAGAGAGGGAAAGAGACGGTCAAGTTTTACTTGAGGATGTTGTCCTCGTGGTTGACTGGGATGGTGTCCGCgacggtgacggcggcggcggacgcggcggcgggggcgaggGTCTGGAGCTCGTGGAGCGCGGCCGCGAGCCGAACCCTCTGGGTCTGGTTCAGCGGGAGGTGCAGGTCTCTCATGGCCCGCGTGCTGCCTCGACGAGAAGGAGGGAGAgtcggggggcggcggcggccggcggaggggacagtcgacggcgagggcgagcaAAACCCTAGTAAAACCTGACCAACCGGCAACCAAACCGTCCAGCTAGAAAGCCGCTTGGTTTGGCCGAGAATCCGGGGAGCGTGGAGCCTCGGAAGCCCAGCCCAGCAGCTGATTTGGGCTTTGAACCGGATAGGGTCCAGTGTCGAGAAAGATTTGGCGCCTGATTTTGTTGGGTACCGGCCCAGTTTCTCGCTGCTTATTTTGTTTGGCAAAAACAAAACATGTGTGCTGCCTCCTGCCTGGAGCCATTTACTTGACTAGCACaaaagcccgtgcgttgctacgaatTGATTTTATAATTTAACTATTTTTGGTAATCGTATTTTCCACAATGGCTAGTGCCTTCAGTGTCGCAAGCGACATCATTATCTTCCAGCACGACTATCGGCATGCGGTGTGTTGACATTTCTTAATTAAGTATGCGGTTGTTTTCCTACGGtttggtttttattaattaattaatgaatattATTTAGTTAAACATAATTTTATTATTGGATATGAGTTTCTATTTGACGTGTTAACAGAGGCGCAACTATATTGTAAATAATTAGCATATTTTTTATTGGGTTGTGTCATAGGAAGGATAGTTTTATTGCCCACCATCAAGAAACGGTGGTTTCCATCCACATAAGCATGTATAGCAGTGAAGTTCTTCGGCGACAGGACACGGGCAATGACGGTTATAAACAACGAGGATCACCACGCTCGCGCTAGGTTGGCAAAAAATCACCAGACATATGCATAGAATTTCCACTCGGCACATGGTAATTCGCCGCGCTAGTGCTAGTACGGTAGGTACACGTTAACGCCGTATCCCATTATAAACCGGCGCAGCCTACGCTTTGTGGCAGTTGTGTGTGACAGGCACAAACAAATTGTTCAGAATGGTACACCCTCAAATCAAAATAATTACAAAATGAATATATTTGCTAGGCAATTATTTTTAAACCAGAGTAGTATTTAACTTTTGAAATACCATTTCAGATTTACCGCACATGAGGTGTGGTGGCTATGTAAATCTTGTGTGGCCAGATTGGAGAGGGAGTCGTGCCGTCTTTGGCTTGGCTCCTGCCCCACCCCACCTGAACGCGAGACCGCCAGAGCTGGACTCGCCGATGCGCCTCCCCCTCCAGATCCTTGCCTGTAGATCCCTTCCTTCCGACCTCACCACCTCCTGGCGCTGCGAGCGATTCCGCTCGTTCCTCTCTTCTTCCCGCCGACCGCCACGAAGCTCCACTGCACCTCGGTGATCCCGGGTCAATTTCTGAGCTTTTTCCCACGTTTTCTCATCCTCTGCCTTATTTATGCTGTTTCTGTTTCCTTTCCATTTCTCGCGCCATACTTCGCCCCCCTTTTATGCCGGGTACGGCCACCCAACACTTCTCTAATCAGATTTTTTTGTGAGATTCTCCAATCAGATCTTAGTAACGAGGCTTGTTATTTTCCGCCAATTTGACGTATATAAACCAGTCTTAAGCTTTATAAtaaagcgaggtgggactatttagCAGAAATATCCAGGCGTGCATCACAGCTGGAACGGAGCTTCACGAGGGGCTTTTGGTTTTGGCCATATGCCTCACGAACGCAGGTAGGTGGCCCAGATCCTAGCGCGGAGGCGAACACCCGAACCGGGCGATACCTATTCGCCGCTTATTGCGGGAGCTAACTGATGCTCCGCACAGGGCGGTGaaggttgggccggcccattagcacGGCAATCGATTTTGTTCAGGTTTTCGCCTATGTTTTTTCTCGGTTTTTGGTTGTTTTTTTATTTCGGTTTTCCTTGGTTTTAGATGtcaaatttttttgaactttttaaagaAATAAaacattttcgaatttgaacaatttttttcaaGTTtgctttttttgaatttcaataattttttcatttgaacatttttttgttttgaacaaaaaaaaatcaagtttgctttttttgaatttgaacattttttgttttgaattttttatgaaaagtttgaacatttttaataTGAACTTTTAAAATTTTGAGTATTGTTTAGTTTGGActtttttgaatatgaaatttgttcaatttTAAATTGTACGTTCTTAAAAATCgttcattttttaaatttgttcttataatttgaaaattgttcgtttttagaaatcgttcaattttgaaattttttcgGTTTGAATTTTGTTCTGTTTTCGATTTTGTTCTGATTTTAAACCAAAGTAGATAAGTCACGCTGGGTTGTCATGTagaggaaaaagaaaataaagacaGAGTAAATGGGCCTGGCCCCCTGACCATTCGTTCGAGCGGAGCTGATGCTCGCTCCCGCTTAAAGCGCTGAATAGGCGCACCCCCCGAACCGAGAGAGATCAAACCTGGTAGTACATctggaaaataagattgaaccggTACGGTGGCAACATTCAGTATTATgcaatttggtgggagggcaaaacggtgcaaaaaaaaacgttgacgaaactttttggcagaaaccttaactCCTTtactattaggtatagatatagatttctgccaaaagagaaaacaaaagagtCACTGGCTGGTGCTTAAATGAAACTGACATGGATTAACACTATCGTTTCGCCATCGAATTGCACTGGTCCTTGATACGGAGGCCAGCGCGAGGAGCTTGGTAACACCCTCTGGAATTTCCTGGAGGAGCACGATGGAGGTAGCACGGAGTGGATGTGCGGTGGCGACGCCATCAACCGGAAGCCCAAGACCTCCTCCCTTTCAAAGAAAATAGTTAAATAAAGAAACGAATAACATTTTAAAGGACAGGGTGTTTTGTAATGAGTTTTAAATGCATTTGAATGTACCAAAAAATGGATAAAGAAAATCTAACATACATCTCGACGTTCCATATGCTAGCAAAGTCGTTTAACAAAAAAAACTGATGTATTTGGCGTCCAAGGGCGCAAGATATATAGTATTTGTTTTCCTTCGGGTGGTTCAGTTTTTTTTTAATTCCAAACCACTTCGGATGGAGATAATAATCGGTATATCTGCTGCCCGGGGTCGTGTTTGTCAATGTCCAACTGTGTTTTGAGAAGGACGTCTCCTTTCGCTGAAAATGACAGGCGACGCTTCCATGTCCACATTTCCTACCATGAAATTCCATTGGCAGGATTATATAGGGAGTGTGGAGTGGCACGCATTGCTTCTTGTATAAACCCTGCGAAAATAATACTCGCAGAGTGACGCTTGAGCAGCGCCGATATCTAGCAGTTTGCGTGTCTGCTTCTTGCTAGGCCACTTGCCTGACCCTGTCTGTCTTCATCGCTCTGAACCGAACGCGAAGGAATGAAATGGAATGGTTCCGTCCCAAGGTCACGTGACGGTTCCGACCCTGTGTTCGGTTTGGAAAGGAACGAGGAACGGAATGATTCCATATTGTGTTCGGTTGGAGGAACTGGGACGAATAGCCATAATTCTGGAATCGCGCAACAGACGGAACGGcctaaacatgatttttttgtcCAAATCAAAATTAACACAGCCCTAAACATAATTTTTTTGTGCAAACCTAAATTATCAAATAGCAAAGCCCCCGCCGCTCGCGTGTGctctgcc includes these proteins:
- the LOC124676922 gene encoding exosome complex component RRP4 homolog: MRDLHLPLNQTQRVRLAAALHELQTLAPAAASAAAVTVADTIPVNHEDNILKGHGTTDQDGEVVATLCGVVERVNKLVYVRTLRARYKPEVGDIIVGRVIEIAPKRWRLEINFSQDAVLMLSSMNLPDGIQRRRTAVDELNMRSIFEENDVVCAEVRGFQHDGSLHLQARSQKYGKLKRGQLLTVPPYLVKRRKQHFHHLEQYDVDLILGCNGFIWVGEHVVVNEITTFNEDQEKLSAEVETFTPMETRKHICRLANAARVLSALGFTLTIELIIQTAEASLSSNVKINDMLGAEFYVQTAETEAKRRADLLGRKKGGAR